Part of the Aggregatilinea lenta genome, GCACGAAGCCCACTTTTTCCATCTGGCGCTGCACGCGCGCATTGGCGTCCGTCGTGCCCAGCCAGACTTTGTGCATGTCCAGCCAGCCGAACGCGTAATCGACCAGCAGCGTCAGCGCGTCTGTGCCATAGCCGCCGCCCCAGTAAGCCGGATCTCCGATGCGCGCGCCGAGCATCGCCAGCCGGTGATGCGGCACCAGCCAGTTGATGCTGAAGAAGCCGATCGGCGTGCCGTCCTTGGTCTGCACGCCAAACGTCACCCCGGCGTCGGGGCGATTCTGGTGTTCCGCCCGGCGCTCGAAGTGCGCCCGCATCTCCGCGCGGGTCACGATCGGTCGATCGCCCCCGCTGGACCAGTAGCTCGCCTCGTGGTTGCGCCACGTATGTTCCAGATCGTGATAGACCTGCCCATACGGAACCAGATCCACCAGCAGTCCTTGCAACATGCCCTATTCGACCTTTCCATACCGTGTCTCGGCGCGCTGGCGCAGATTGAGCTGTTCCACCAACGCGGCCCGGCCCGGCCACTCCTCGCGCAGAATGCCATATTCCAGCACGTCGACCGGCTGGCCGTCCACGAAAGTCGCCCCGCGCCGCCGCGCTTCCAGCCGGAAGCCGCAGTGCTCGACGTTCTGCTGGGCGCGCACGTTAGGCCCCATGGTGCCCAGGTCCAGCCGCCGCAGGTCGAGCCAGTCGAACGCGTACTCCATCAGCAGCAGCAGGGCGTCCGTGCCGTGCCCACCGGACCAGTAGGCCGGTTCCCCAATCCACGATCCCAGCGAAGCGGTCCGGCTCCACTGATTGACCCAGTTCAGGCCGGTCGAGCCGATGGTGTTGCCGTCGCGGGCGCGCATCATGAAATGCACGCCGGTGTAGCCGTGTGCCGCACCTTCGCGCCGGTGCTCGACGATGCGCTTGATCGACGCGCGTGAGATCGGCCCCCAGTCGCCCATGAACGCCCACTGGCGCGACTCGTTATTCCAGTACTGGACCATCTTGTCTTCATACGCGGCGTTCATCGGGACAAGATCGACCAGCAGCCCCTTGAGCATCGTCATCGCCGCACGCTCCCTTGCCTGTGCGTCCCGCGTGCGATCACTTCTTCTCGGCTTCCTTCTCGTCCTTCTTGTCCTCGGCCTTCTTTTCGGGCTTCGGCTTCGGTTCCAGGTTGCTCGGCTGCAGGTCCAGCGACTCAACCTTCGCCTCGTACCCCGGCCATTCGCTTTCGAGCAGGCCGAAGACTTCCGCGTCCACGTAGCCGCCGTCCCAGCGGATGTGCTGGCGCAGCGTGCCTTCGTGCACGAACCCGGCGCGTTCCAGCAGTGCCAGACGCGGCGCGTCGATCGCCAGCGCGGTCGCATCCAGACGGTGCATGTTGCGCACTTCGAAGCAGTAGCGCGCCAGCATCAGCACGCCGTCCAGGGCTTCGTCGCTGCCCTCGTAGCGCGCGTCGCCCACGAACCACGTCGCATCCACCTTGCGCACGCGGGTCCATTCGTGATCGTAGATCAGGCCGCCGATGGGATCACCATTCTTGGCCTGGAAGCCGATCAGCGCGCCGCGCTCGTTCTTTTCCATCTTTTCGATGTACTTCTTGACCA contains:
- a CDS encoding GNAT family N-acetyltransferase — its product is MLQGLLVDLVPYGQVYHDLEHTWRNHEASYWSSGGDRPIVTRAEMRAHFERRAEHQNRPDAGVTFGVQTKDGTPIGFFSINWLVPHHRLAMLGARIGDPAYWGGGYGTDALTLLVDYAFGWLDMHKVWLGTTDANARVQRQMEKVGFVLEARSRAESLMDGVWSDGLLYGLLRDEWPGRATVIERIGLKARR
- a CDS encoding GNAT family N-acetyltransferase, translated to MTMLKGLLVDLVPMNAAYEDKMVQYWNNESRQWAFMGDWGPISRASIKRIVEHRREGAAHGYTGVHFMMRARDGNTIGSTGLNWVNQWSRTASLGSWIGEPAYWSGGHGTDALLLLMEYAFDWLDLRRLDLGTMGPNVRAQQNVEHCGFRLEARRRGATFVDGQPVDVLEYGILREEWPGRAALVEQLNLRQRAETRYGKVE
- a CDS encoding GNAT family N-acetyltransferase, producing the protein MIEGKLVDLVPFEDDFATYFESWMNEEPWFLAQFWERREPHPEDVVKKYIEKMEKNERGALIGFQAKNGDPIGGLIYDHEWTRVRKVDATWFVGDARYEGSDEALDGVLMLARYCFEVRNMHRLDATALAIDAPRLALLERAGFVHEGTLRQHIRWDGGYVDAEVFGLLESEWPGYEAKVESLDLQPSNLEPKPKPEKKAEDKKDEKEAEKK